Within Theileria orientalis strain Shintoku DNA, chromosome 4, complete genome, the genomic segment TGAGTTACATAAAACTGGTCTGtttccttccttttctgtAAGCTCGCTATTTTGATTATGTTTCATTTTTGCGTTAAAGTTCATTACTGACACGTTGGCATCTTCTTTCGAGTCCGATGGCATTTTATCGTACATATCTTGTTCATTTGACTCCGTTTGGTATTCTGCGTCGACGGCGCTGTATTCTTTAAGTTCTGAATCAAAACCTGAATTCGTTTATGAGTTATTGCTTtcaaatatgtgtattatctATTATACACACGGTCTAATTATCTTACTTGCAACTTTGAAATCGTGTGAAATTCTAAGGGGCCTATCTATTGATAGTTTTTTCCGCTTGCTTACTGCGGGACTGGCATTTGACATTAAGGGAGAACTGTAGACCAATGGACTTGGAAGATGTGTGGGTGTCGACAATTCCTGGGACTGTTCACTATTAGGCAATATATTGCTATATATAGACTTAAACGATAATGATTTAGGAGGCATTTTTAGGGTTGAAATTGACAGTAAAATCAAAACTTAAATTGTTCATTTGAAAGCGTATGTTATACCTAGTATGGGATCAAACAAAAAAGGGTGTAACATGAATTGATCAAAACGTACAACAAcgtaaatataaaaataaatataggaTAAAATCTGGAGAACAGTTTGTGATAATACTGGGGTcagtatataaatatcaaacATATGAATGAATAAgaatatgtaaaaaatagataacatataaaaatatataaattaaaataatatgaatgGAAGgctaaaaaaatattcaagtttcaaaaaaatgtgtataaaccATCCTTAAGGAGTTTATTCACGATTTAAATtagaatttaatttaatattaaatgatttatttatagtTAATAGAGATGAGTTGGTATGAAAATTTCGATAAAATgtattgttaaaaataaactggTTTCGTTTAGTGTATTTAACATGACCCCATCCATGGAATCTAGCAATAATTTACGCAATACAATTGgtaattacacatttggtGTATTTGTATGATCTAAACACCTATGTATTTGTCTCGTAACATTAAAGCTGGGGccaaatttttatcattacaAAGATCATTTGTAACTCTTGGCTATGCTATAAACTGGTTTGCCAGAAATGACCTAAACCtgagtaaatataatagtacacatttgttttcTACCTCAGCTTCTAATAAGATGAACTTGAAAAATAAGATTGTTGTCAAGAATCCCGTCGTCGAAATGGACGGAGACGAGATGACAAGAATCATGTGGGATAAGGTCAAGAGCAAGGTAAGACTCCATACACCTCACGCCTATCTCTCCAAGTCTTGACgtttttacttatttgaTTGTAGTTGGTTCTCCCATACGTTAACCTTGACCTGAAATATTATGATTTGTCGATACAGAACAGGGATGCAACTGATGACAAGGTAGCTTTCAGCGATTGAAGCTCAAACATATACTGAATATATATCGCATAACCGCAATATTAGGTTACATTGGACGCTGCAGCCGCCATTCAGAAATATGGCGTCGGAGTAAAATGTGCGACGATCACACCAGATGAAGCAAGAGTAGAaggtacacatttaagtaTTTGCCAGTTATTAAACTATGTTAGCGTACATGTTGTAAGTAAAATGGTTAATGCTGACGACCTTTAGAATTTAACCTGAAGCGTATGTATAAATCGCCAAACGGAACAATAAGGAATATTTTGGACGGGACGGTTTTTAGAGTGCCAATTCTGACGAAAACGGTCCCCTTGTTGGTACCAGGCTGGAAGAAGCCCATAGTAATTGGGAGACATGCCTTTGGAGACCAGTACAACTCGCAGGATTTCGTGGTACCGGGGCCAGGGAAACtagaattaaaattcaCTCCATCAGGTATTTGAAGTTATCATGCGTGCGTGTGGCAATGcttaaaaaacaacataaaaTTCTAATTTGCAGAGGGTGGAGAGGCGAAAAACGTAGTTGTTCACGATTTTAAGGGCCCTGGCGTTGCGATTGGAATGTTCAACCTCGACAAGTCGATATTGGGCTTCGCGAGGGCCTCGTTCAACTACGCGCTGAGCCAGAACATGCCGCTCTACTTTTCGAGCAAGAACACAATACTAAAGTCGTACGACGGACGATTCAAGGACCTGTTCCAGAAGGTGTACGAGGAGGAGTTTAAGACGAAGTTCGAGGAGAAGGGACTGTGGTACCAGCACAGGCTGATCGACGACATGGTGGCCTTCGCGCTGAAGACGGAGGGCGGCTTCGTGTGGGCGTGCAAAAACTACGACGGAGACGTGCAGTCGGACATTGTGGCACAGGCGTAAGTTCTGAGCAGAAACAACGAATGCGTAGATACGGGTCTTTGGGGCTAATGTCCTCAGTGCTGTTCTCTTCCGACGGAAAGTGCTTTCTCTCCGAGGCCGCACACGGCACGGTGACGCGCCACTACCGCATGTATCAGAAGGTTAGTGCGTCCGCCAAGAAGCGTATAGGCACTTTATAGCcgtatttatacacatgtgTTTCGTAGTTCATAGTCCTATTAAATAACAAGCAGTGTGTAATCTCATAATTGTTATAGGGTCTCGTCACGAGCACTAACCCAGTGGCCATCATCGTTGCCTGGGCCAAGGCGCTGGAGAGGAGAGGCGTGTTGGATGGCAACGACGCGTTGGTGGAGTTCGCGAGGAAGCTGGAGAAGTCGACGGTGGACGCGATCGACGCGGGCTTCGTGACCAAGGACCTCGCGCTTGCCAAAAACCCCAAGGCGACCGAGGGTGACTTTTTGAGCACCGACGCATACATCGACAAGGTCGTGGAGTTTTTAAACAAGTAGATCTTCAATGATTGTATTGATTGTTGTTCGTTAATTATGTgttgtttatgtgtttTCTGTGTTCATTCatgtttatatgtgttgttatattagtgtgtatgtatacatGAGTGTATAGTAGTAGGCATGTATGCGTGTAAGTATGATAGTATGTATATAAGTggttatacatatacataacATAGATACACACTAACACATAacatacaaatacataCACTAACACATACAAATACTAGTTGTTAGCGCTTGTCACTACTGCGGCTCCGGCGGCCTCACTATGTTCCTCCAGGACTCGGGGAAGTGGGCGAGCAGGTACGCGTACTCCTTGAAGGAGCGCGTCGC encodes:
- a CDS encoding isocitrate dehydrogenase, with amino-acid sequence MYLSRNIKAGAKFLSLQRSFVTLGYAINWFARNDLNLSKYNSTHLFSTSASNKMNLKNKIVVKNPVVEMDGDEMTRIMWDKVKSKLVLPYVNLDLKYYDLSIQNRDATDDKVTLDAAAAIQKYGVGVKCATITPDEARVEEFNLKRMYKSPNGTIRNILDGTVFRVPILTKTVPLLVPGWKKPIVIGRHAFGDQYNSQDFVVPGPGKLELKFTPSEGGEAKNVVVHDFKGPGVAIGMFNLDKSILGFARASFNYALSQNMPLYFSSKNTILKSYDGRFKDLFQKVYEEEFKTKFEEKGLWYQHRLIDDMVAFALKTEGGFVWACKNYDGDVQSDIVAQAYGSLGLMSSVLFSSDGKCFLSEAAHGTVTRHYRMYQKGLVTSTNPVAIIVAWAKALERRGVLDGNDALVEFARKLEKSTVDAIDAGFVTKDLALAKNPKATEGDFLSTDAYIDKVVEFLNK